A part of Calonectris borealis chromosome 30, bCalBor7.hap1.2, whole genome shotgun sequence genomic DNA contains:
- the LOC142073750 gene encoding uncharacterized protein LOC142073750, which yields MVTEEGERPPDSHQKCSEAPASAASDPEGSAHPLAQPHAAGTLPGFDGRYPPSTANGSVFGGGTGGAALAVAFGSNKAERNEKVDVDAWLKTCRMLPTVKAPKEEVRACCSPQELAAPNPVVVDSFLTLLDLYEAPEALRREDAPRESALPAEAKVPVEIRGPVKTSWTPGWMLEDGTLRQGTVLASEDAQACDICQEIFPSDVAGQADYLKHVLAHMK from the exons ATGGTCACGGAGGAAGGGGAAAGGCCACCAGACAGCCACCAGAAATGCTCAGAGGCCCCGGCATCCGCCGCCTCCGACCCGGAGGGCTCTGCTCATCCCCTGGCGCAGCCGCACGCTGCCGGCACGCTGCCCGGCTTCGACGGCAGGTACCCACCAAGCACTGCGAACGGCAGCGTCTTCGGCGGCGGAACTGGAGGAGCGGCTCTTGCCGTAGCTTTTGGCAGCAACAAGGCAGAGAGGAACGAGAAGGTGGATGTAGACGCGTGGCTGAAAACCTGTAGGATGCTTCCTACCGTGAAAGCCCCCAAGGAAGAAGTGAGAGCTTGCTGCAGCCCGCAGGAGTTGGCAGCACCAAACCCGGTTGTCGTGGACTCCTTCCTGACTCTTCTGGACCTCTATGAAGCCCCAGAAGCCCTTCGGAGGGAAGATGCTCCCAGAGAAAGCGCTCTGCCTGCTGAGGCTAAAGTCCCAGTGGAGATCCGAGGACCTGTGAAG ACGTCCTGGACTCCGGGCTGGATGCTGGAGGACGGTACGCTCCGGCAGGGCACCGTCCTCGCCTCCGAGGATGCTCAGGCTTGTGACATTTGCCAGGAGATTTTCCCATCGGACGTGGCGGGCCAAGCAGACTATTTAAAGCACGTCTTAGCCCATATGAAGTAG